Proteins from one Thioflavicoccus mobilis 8321 genomic window:
- the rpsA gene encoding 30S ribosomal protein S1 yields the protein MSESFAELFEQSLNHTQLQPGTIVTGQVVEITGDTVVVNAGLKTEGIIPKNQFIDAEGQLEVAVGDDVQVALDAVEDGTGATRLSREKAKRFAAWDYLEKAFEAGDTVKGLINGKVKGGFTVELGSVRAFLPGSLVDVRPVRDTTYLEGKEQEFKVIKLDRRRNNVVVSRRAVVEEEYSAEREALLKNLEEGMELKGIVKNLTDYGAFLDLGGIDGLLHITDMAWRRVKHPSEVVEIGDDIMVKVLKFDRERQRVSLGLKQMGEDPWINISRRYPEGTRVFGKVTNIADYGCFVEIEEGVEGLVHVSEMDWTNKNVHPTKVVALGDEVEVMVLDIDEERRRISLGIKQCQSNPWDEFAATHKKGDHVAGEIKSITDFGIFIGLDGGIDGLVHLSDISWDESGEQALRRYKKGDRLETVVLSVDPERERISLGVKQLDKDPFSTFVAAHEKGSIVHGTIMDVDPKGATIALIEGVEGYLRASEISRDRIEDARAVLKVGDSVEAKFVGVDRKNRTISLSIKAKDVDEEQAAIKGYSRDASTGTATLGDILKEQMEEARRD from the coding sequence ATGAGCGAAAGCTTTGCTGAACTTTTTGAACAGAGTCTGAACCACACCCAGCTCCAGCCCGGCACCATCGTTACCGGGCAGGTCGTCGAGATCACGGGGGATACCGTGGTCGTCAATGCGGGCCTGAAGACCGAAGGCATCATCCCGAAAAACCAGTTCATCGACGCCGAAGGTCAGCTCGAGGTCGCTGTCGGCGACGACGTCCAGGTGGCCCTCGACGCGGTCGAGGACGGTACCGGTGCGACGCGACTGTCACGCGAGAAGGCAAAGCGGTTCGCTGCCTGGGATTACCTCGAGAAGGCGTTCGAGGCGGGCGATACCGTCAAGGGCCTGATCAACGGCAAGGTCAAGGGCGGCTTCACCGTCGAGCTCGGCAGCGTGCGCGCGTTCCTGCCCGGCTCGCTCGTCGATGTGCGCCCGGTACGCGATACGACCTACCTCGAAGGCAAGGAGCAAGAGTTCAAGGTCATCAAGCTCGATCGGCGTCGCAACAATGTCGTGGTCTCGCGCCGCGCCGTCGTCGAGGAGGAGTACAGCGCCGAGCGCGAGGCGCTGCTCAAGAACCTCGAAGAGGGCATGGAGCTCAAGGGCATCGTCAAGAACCTCACCGACTATGGCGCCTTCCTTGATCTGGGCGGTATCGACGGCCTGCTGCACATCACCGACATGGCCTGGCGGCGGGTCAAGCACCCCTCCGAGGTGGTCGAGATCGGCGACGACATCATGGTCAAGGTCCTCAAGTTCGACCGCGAGCGCCAGCGTGTTTCGCTCGGCCTCAAGCAGATGGGCGAGGATCCGTGGATCAACATCTCGCGGCGCTATCCCGAGGGCACCCGGGTCTTCGGCAAGGTCACGAACATCGCCGACTATGGCTGCTTCGTCGAGATCGAAGAGGGCGTCGAGGGCCTTGTACACGTCTCCGAGATGGACTGGACCAACAAGAACGTCCACCCGACCAAGGTCGTCGCCCTGGGCGATGAGGTCGAGGTCATGGTTCTCGATATCGACGAGGAGCGCCGGCGTATCTCGCTCGGCATCAAGCAGTGCCAGAGTAACCCCTGGGATGAGTTCGCCGCGACCCACAAGAAGGGCGATCACGTCGCCGGGGAGATCAAGTCGATCACCGACTTCGGCATCTTCATCGGTCTGGACGGCGGCATCGACGGTCTGGTCCACCTCTCCGACATCTCCTGGGACGAGTCCGGCGAGCAAGCCTTGCGCCGTTACAAGAAGGGCGATCGCCTGGAAACGGTCGTGCTGTCGGTCGATCCGGAGCGCGAGCGTATCTCGCTCGGCGTCAAGCAGCTCGACAAGGATCCCTTCTCGACCTTCGTCGCTGCCCACGAGAAGGGCAGTATCGTGCACGGTACGATCATGGACGTCGATCCGAAGGGCGCGACCATCGCCCTGATCGAGGGTGTCGAGGGGTATCTGCGTGCCTCCGAGATCTCGCGCGATCGCATCGAAGACGCCCGCGCCGTGCTCAAGGTCGGCGATTCGGTCGAGGCCAAGTTCGTCGGCGTCGATCGTAAGAACCGCACCATCTCCCTGTCGATCAAGGCGAAGG